From Hyphomicrobiales bacterium:
GTGTCGCGCCGAGGGCCGTTTAAGGAAGGCGCGCCCGAGCCGGCCTTCCAGCGCGGCAAGGAAGAACGGCGCGCGGTGAATGTCGGCAAACCCGCCCGCACCGGTGCGCGCACCGCTGCCGGCAAGCGTCTCGCCCTGCGGCGTCAGGAAGCGCACGTCCTCCGCGCCGGTCATGCCGGCGACCGTGTCGACGATGCGTGCGGCCCGCAGCGGATCATTGCCGTCGAAGCCGTCGACCACGTCCGGATGGCGCGCGATCAGCGGCGGCAGGATGCGGTATTTGTCGAGAAAGCCTTCAAGGCTCGCAACGTGGAAATCGCGTGTCGCACCCTGGCGCGCATCGATCTCGCGCAGCACGCCGCGCTCCACGTAAAGCGCAACACCCCACGCCGCAGCGGCTACCGCGATCAGCATCGCGGCAACAATCAGCGGCACCGGCAGGTGCCGCGCACGGGATGAGGAACGCCTACTCATGGCGGCAATCTAGATCATATTCCGGCAAAGCGTGAGCGGTTCATTCGCTACCGACGAGGCGACGCTCGAAGGCCATGCTCTTGACCATCGCGAAAACCGGCTTGCCCGGCTTGAGGTCGAGTTCGGCCATGGAGCGGCGTGTGAGCCGCGCGCGCAGCCGCTGCCCGCTGACCGATAGCACCAGTTCGGCAAGCGGCGTATCGTCTTCGGCGACCTCGATCACCTCGCCAGGCAGAATGTTCTGAAAGCTCGTGCCGGTTGGCGCGGCAAGCGATATGGCGACGTCGCGGGCGCGCACCCGAAGCCGCATCCGCGTACCCACCGGCATGTCGATCTGCGGCAAACGCATCAACGCCTCGCCAACCGCGATCTCTGTCAGCTGCCATTCGGTGTCGTGGCGCGCGACGACGCCTTCGAGAACGGAACTCGCCTCGTGCCGGCCGGTCGCCGGGCCAAGGTCGATGCGGGTCAGAACTTCGGCGAGCGGACCGACCGCGGCAACCTTGCCGCCGGACACAATGACCAGCGTCTCGGCAAGCCGTGCCACCTCGTCGATGGCATGGCTGACATAAACGATCGGGATCGACGTCTCGCGCCGCAGCCGCTCCAGATAGGGCAGGATTTCGGCCTTGCGTGGTTCATCGAGCGAGGCGAGCGGCTCATCCATCAGCAGGATTTCCGGCGCCGACAGGAGGGCACGACCGATGGCGACGCGCTGCTTTTCACCGCCCGACAGGGTCTGCGGCCGCCGCTGCAAAAGCTTCTGTAGCCCGAGCAGCCCAACCACTTCATCGAAGGAGCGCCCGTCGCCCCGCCGCCCCGCCCAGCGACCATAGGTGAGGTTGCGCGCGACACTCATATGCGGGAAGAGCCGGGCTTCCTGGAACACCATACCGACCCGGCGATGGCGGGCCGCGATATCGATGCCATGCGCGGAATCGAACAGCACCCGGTCGCCGACGACGATGCGTCCGCTCACTGGCCGCACCAGTCCGGCGATCATGCCGACGATGGTGGATTTGCCGCTGCCCGAGCGACCGAACAGCGCGGTCACACCCGAGCCGCTCGAGAACGACGCGTCGAGCGCGAAGGAACCGACCTGACCCTGGACCGCGACTTCGATCATTGTTCCCCCCGGATCCGTTCGGCAAGCCGGTGGGCGATGAACTCCGACAGGATCACCGCGCCAAGCGCGACGACCATGGCGATCAATGTGAGGCGGAGCGCCATCGCATCCGCGCCCGGCGTCTGCAACAGCGTGTAGATCATCAGCGACAGGGTCGTCGTCTCACCGGGAATGTTGGAGACGAAGGTGATCGTCGCGCCGAACTCGCCAAGCGCCTTGGCAAAGCCGAGCACGGCGGCAGCAAAGATGCCCGGCAGCGCAAGCGGCAGCGAGACGGTGAGGAACACGACAACGCGGTCGGCGCCAAGTGTCTCGGCCGCCTTTTCGAGCTTTTCATCGACCGCCTCGAAGGCAAGCTGGATCGGCCGCACCACGACGGGGAAGGTCATGATCGCAGCCGCCAGCGCCGCCCCCGTCCAGCGAAAGGCAAAGACCAGCCCGAATGTCTGTTCGAGAAACTGGCCGACCGGCCCCTTGCGCCCGAACAACAGCAACAGAGCGTAGCCGGTCACGACCGGCGGCATCACCAGCGGCATATAGACAAGGCCGCGCAGGACAGCGCGC
This genomic window contains:
- a CDS encoding molybdate ABC transporter permease subunit, which codes for MLGLDAAEQDALLLSLKVSAVALCFTLPLAIFIAYALTRWRFPGRAVLRGLVYMPLVMPPVVTGYALLLLFGRKGPVGQFLEQTFGLVFAFRWTGAALAAAIMTFPVVVRPIQLAFEAVDEKLEKAAETLGADRVVVFLTVSLPLALPGIFAAAVLGFAKALGEFGATITFVSNIPGETTTLSLMIYTLLQTPGADAMALRLTLIAMVVALGAVILSEFIAHRLAERIRGEQ
- the modC gene encoding molybdenum ABC transporter ATP-binding protein, whose translation is MIEVAVQGQVGSFALDASFSSGSGVTALFGRSGSGKSTIVGMIAGLVRPVSGRIVVGDRVLFDSAHGIDIAARHRRVGMVFQEARLFPHMSVARNLTYGRWAGRRGDGRSFDEVVGLLGLQKLLQRRPQTLSGGEKQRVAIGRALLSAPEILLMDEPLASLDEPRKAEILPYLERLRRETSIPIVYVSHAIDEVARLAETLVIVSGGKVAAVGPLAEVLTRIDLGPATGRHEASSVLEGVVARHDTEWQLTEIAVGEALMRLPQIDMPVGTRMRLRVRARDVAISLAAPTGTSFQNILPGEVIEVAEDDTPLAELVLSVSGQRLRARLTRRSMAELDLKPGKPVFAMVKSMAFERRLVGSE